The sequence CCGCGGATGGTGGCGCCCAGAATATTCATCGAGGCGAGAAAATCGTCACGCATCTCGTAGACGCGGCGGCCAACCGCCTCCAGTGCGCGAATGATGATGTTGGGCGGCCGCGCCGGACCGGATTCGGGTTCGCGCCGGACAGCCTCGCCGACCGCGTCGAGCAGGATGGACGCGATCTCGCTTTGGCCTTGCAGCCGGACCTCGACGTTCTTCTTCTCGAAGGCGCTGACCAGCCGGTCGATCAGCCAGGCGCCGGCGGTATCGATCTTCTCGATTTTCGAAAGATCGAGCGCCAAAGTCTTGAAACCGCTTCGTTTCTCGATCTTGCGCATGTCGGCGTCGATCAGCGCCACGGTCCGTGTCGTCCAGATTCCGGAAAACGCGCAGCCGAGTACGCCAGCCTCCTCGCCGACCGCCACGCGTGGTTGGTGGTCAGCCTCCGAGGCGGCTCTACCGCTTGCGTCGCGCTTGCCGATGGTCAACATGACGTCCTGTTTAGCCTGATGGGTCCGACCTTGTCGATTTGCCGACAACCCTTCTCGCACAGCCGGAGCAGAAAAATATGGCGCGTGTCATTTCGGTTGAGGCCGAGCGTTTTCCGATCGCCGGCAGCTTCACCATTTCGCGCGGCTCCAAGACCGAGGCCGAGGTCATCACCTGCACGATCAGCCAGGATGGCCATAGCGGGCGTGGCGAATGCGTTCCCTACAAGCGCTATGGCGAGACCATGGACGGCGTGCACGCCGCGATCGAGGCCATGCGCGAGCGGATCGCCGGCGGCATCGACCGGACCGCTTTGCTCGACGCAATGCCGGCGGGAGCCGCCCGCAACGCCGTCGACTGTGCGCTGTGGGACCTCGAAGCCAAGATCAGCGGCAAGCCGGTGGCGAACGCAATCTGGCCGGCGCCGCTGCGCCCCTTGGAAACCGCCTACACGCTGTCGCTTGGCGAGCCCGAGGCGATGGCGGCACAGGCCAGCGCCAATGCCGGCCGGCCGCTGCTGAAGGTCAAGATCGGCGGCGACAACGATACGGCTCGGATTCGCGCTGTGACGGAAGCCGCGCCTCAGAGCCGAATCATCCTCGATGCCAATGAGGGCTGGACCGACGACAACATCGTCGCGAATCTCGTATTTGCGGCGGAGCACGGCATTGCGCTGGTCGAACAGCCCCTGCCCGCCGGCCGGGACGAAATCCTGCGCCACATCGCGCATCCGCTGCCTATCTGTGCCGACGAAAGCGTGCATGAGGCGAAGAACCTAGAAACGCTGGTCGGACTCTATGACGCCGTCAACATCAAGCTCGACAAGTCGGGTGGACTGACGGCGGCGCTCGTGCTGCGTGACCGCGCCCGCGAGCTCGGTTTTGGCATCATGGTCGGCTGCATGGTCGGCACTTCGCTTGCCATGGCTCCGGCGGTGCTGCTCGCCCAGGACGCCGATTTCGTCGACCTTGACGGTCCGTTGCTACTTGCCCGCGACCGTGTGCCGGGCCTCGTCTACCAGGGTTCGCTCGTCTCCCCTCCCGACCGGGCGCTTTGGGGCTGAGCGCGCGGCAAGTCCGATCAGCACTAGGCCGACGATCGCGATCGGGATCATCACCAGGAAACCATCGACGCCGAGACGGTCATAGAGCGGGCCGGAAGCCAGCGTAACGGCGGCCATGAAGAAGCCGTTGAAGAAATAGGCGATGCCTTGCGCTGCCCCCGTGCGCTCTTCGGAGACTGTCTCGGCGATCATTTTCTGCAGGCCGATGAGCACCATGGCGACAGACACCGAATGCAGCGACTGCACGGCGAAGAAGCCGGCGATGCCAAGGCCGAGCGGCCACACCAGCGGAAAGAGTATCCAGCGCACGATCGAGCCGATGCCGGCGATCACCATCACCTTGACGACCGACACGGAGGCGAAAATGCGGTTGAAAAGCAGGAACATGCAGACTTCGGACACCACGCCCCAGGCCCACAGCAGGCCGACGACGGAATCGCTGATGCCGATCGATTTCCAGTAGATGGAAACGAAACCGTAAAGGAAGGCGTGGCTGGCGGTGATGATGCCGACGCCAAAGGTGAAGTAGAGGAAATAGGCATTGAACAGGCTCGGCGCCGCGTGCTGGATTTCCGCGGCCGACAGTGGCGAGGCCTTGCGCGGCCGGCCCATGCGCGGCGCCAGCAGCCCGGCGACGAGCGCCGCGGCAAGGGCAAGGACTATGATCACCGGCACTGCCTGGGGACCGGTGGCCGCCAAGATGAAGCCGCCCGCGACATTGGCGCAGAGATAGCAGATCGATCCCCATTTGCGCATGCTTGCATAGTTCGAGCCGAAGCGGCGCACGCCCGAAAGCGCCAGCGAATCGGCAATCGGCGAATGCGGCGTCCAGACAATGGTCAGCCCCAGCGACACAGCCAGCACCATCGCGTAGGTCGGGGTGAGGAAATAGCCCGCCGAGAGCAGCAGGGAGGCTGCCACCAGCGCGACGTAGACATTGGCGCGGTCCCTCGCCCGATCGGCGAGCGTCGTCAGCAGCGGCGTTGTCACCACGCGCAGGAACATGGGCGCTGCCAGAATGACGGCGATCTGCTCGGCGTGAAACCCCTTGGCCTGCAGCCACAGCGGGAAATAGGGCAGATGCGTGCCGAGCGAGATGAACAATGTGCCGAAGATCAGGCTCATGCGCAGTTCGAAGTGGCGCGGCTTGACGAGCTGTTCTGGCGAAAGCGGCGGGAGGGACATGAATCGATCCAATAACGCCGCGCTCAATTGGCTAGCGACGTGGATCGATCCCTTAACATGGCAGAAAACCTGGCGAAACCGGCTGGACCAATCGATTGCCGCTTAAAAGCCGTAGCGGCCTTCGCGTCAGGCCGCCTGCCCGACCCGATCCTCGATGAGCATCGGGATGAAAGGTTCGTCAAACGACTCCGGCAGCACCTGCGCCCAGGTCAGGATTTCCATCCGGCCATCGAAGTGCTCGACGACTGCCGTGCAGCTCTCCACCCAGTCGCCGGTGTTGATGTAGCGCACGTCATCGAAATTCTCGATCGCGGCATGGTGGATGTGGCCGCAAATGACGCCGTCGACATGCGAGCGGCGAGCTTCCTCGGTCAGCACGGTCTGGAACGAGCCGATGAAGTTGACAGCCTTCTTGACCTTGACCTTGGCCCAGGACGAGAACGACCAGTAAGGCAGGCCGAGCAATTGGCGCAGCCGCGTCACCACGCGGTTGACGATCATCGCCGCGTCATAGGCGTGATCGCCGAGATAGGCGAGCCAGCGCTGATTGTGGACGACAGTGTCGAACTGATCGCCATGGATGACGAGCAGGCGCTTGCCGTCGGCTGTTTCATGGATGGCGCGGTCGGCGACAACGATGCCGCCGAAATGCACGCCCTGGAACTGGCGGGCGAATTCGTCGTGATTGCCGGCGATATAGGTGATCGAGGCGCCCTTGCGCGCCTTGCGCAGCAATTTTTGCACGACGTCATTGTGGCTTTGCGGCCAGTGCCAGCTGCGCCGCAGCCGCCAGCCATCGACGATATCGCCGACCAGATAGATGATGTCGGCGTCGTGGTAGCGCAGGAAATCGATCAGGAAGTCGGCCTTCGCCGCCTTCGAGCCCAGATGGACATCGGAAATGAACATGCTGCGGAAAGTGCGGGGCTCTTGGCCTGACATCGCGATTTCACCCTTGCTTTCGCGCAGCCTATGCCCCGATTCATGCAACAACCGTATGACGGTTGCGATTGGTCCAGCCTAAGGACTAGCTTGCCGGCCAAATCACAGGAGAAATCGTCATGGATCTTGGTATCCGCGGAAAGAAGGCCATAGTCTGCGCTTCGAGCAAGGGGCTTGGAAAGGGCTGCGCCATGGCGCTGGCCGAGGCCGGTTGCGATATCGTCGTCAACGGCCGCAACGCCGAACTGGTGGCCAAGACCGCTGCGGAGCTGCGCGAGCGTTTTGACGTGACGGTGACGGAAGTCGTCGGCGACGTTTCGAAACCGGACGTGCAGAAGGCGCTGCTCGCCGCCTGCCCGGAACCCGACATCCTCGTCAACAACAATGGCGGCCCGCCGCTGCGCGATTTCCGCGAACTCGATCGCGCGAAAATTCTCGAAGGCGTGACCCAGAACATGGTGACGCCAATCGAGCTGGTGCAAGCCGTCCTCGACGGCATGGCGAAGCGTGGCTTCGGCCGCATCGTCAACATCACCTCGCTGTCGGTCTATGTTCCTATTCCAGGTCTCGACCTGTCGTCGGGCGCGCGGGCCGGCCTGACCTCCTTCCTCGCGGGGGTGGCGCGGACGGTGATCGACCGCAACGTCACCATCAACAGCCTCTTGCCCGGCAAGCTCGACACCGACCGGCTGCGCGGCCCGCACGAGGCTGGCACATCAGAGGCCCCCGCCGCGGCAGCCGCGCGCAAGACCCGCATCAGCGCCGATGTGCCGGCCAAGCGGCTCGGCACGCCGGAGGAATTCGGCCAGATCTGCGCCTTCCTCTGCTCGGTCCATGCCGGCTATCTCACGGGCCAGAACATACCGGTCGATGGCGGCCTCTACGTCAGCGCCTTCTGACCGAGAGGTCAGCGAGGCGGCGCGACTCATCTGGCATGAAATGGCCGTAAGCATCTGACATCTAGTGATTTTCGACGCGCCGCCACTTAAAGCTGCCGGCGCGTCAATTAGCGTCGCGAAAAATCTTGGCCGCATGCTAAAAGGACTCCCGACACAGGTTTCGAGGGAGCGGCCGCATGGAAGGCGAGAACAAGAAAACGGCACGTTCGGACCTCGACGAAGCCGCCCTCTACTTCCACAAGCACCCGACGCCGGGAAAGCTCGAGATCCAGGCAACCAAGCCGCTCGGCAACCAGCGTGACCTGGCGCTCGCCTATTCGCCTGGCGTGGCTGCGCCTTGTCTTGAGATCCGCGACAATCCGGCAACCGCTGCCGACTACACGGCGCGCGCCAACCTCGTCGGCGTCGTCTCCAACGGCTCGGCCGTGCTCGGCCTCGGCAACATCGGCCCGCTGGCCTCCAAGCCGGTCATGGAAGGCAAAGCGGTTCTGTTCAAGAAGTTCGCCGGCATCGACGTCTTCGACATCGAGATCGACGCTCCCGAGATCGAGCGCATGGTGGAGACCGTCGCCGCCCTCGAACCCACTTTCGGCGGCATCAATCTCGAGGACATCAAGGCGCCGGAGTGTTTTGAAGTCGAGGAACGGCTGAAAGCCCGCATGAGCATACCGGTATTCCACGACGACCAGCATGGCACCGCCATCATCGTCGCCGCCGCCGTGCTCAACGGACTGGAATTCGCCGGCAAAACGATCTCGGACATCAAGGTCGTCACCTCCGGCGCCGGTGCGGCCGCCCTTGCCTGCCTGAACCTTCTGGTGTCGCTCGGCGTGCGCATCGAAAACATCTGGGTCACCGACCGTTTCGGCGTCGCCTACAAGGGCCGCACCGAAGAGATGGACCGCTGGAAAGACCCCTATGTGAAGGACACCGAGGCGCGCACGCTGGCCGATGTCATCCCGGGCGCCGATGTCTTCCTCGGCCTCTCTGCGGCGGGCGTGCTGAAGCCGGAACTGCTGCAGCATATGGCGCCAAAGCCGCTGATCCTGGCGCTCGCCAATCCCAATCCCGAGATCATGCCGGAAGTGGCGCGCGCGGCGCGTCCCGATGCCATGATCTGCACCGGCCGCTCCGATTTTCCCAATCAGGTCAACAACGTCCTGTGCTTCCCCTATATCTTCCGTGGCGCGCTCGACTGCGGCGCCAGCGCCATCAACGAGGAGATGAAGATGGCCGCCGTGCGGGCCATCGCCGCCCTTGCCCGCGAAGAGCCTTCGGACGTCGCCGCACGCGCGTATTCGGGCGAGACGCCGATCTTCGGGCCCGATTTCCTGATCCCCTCGCCCTTCGATCCCAGGCTCATCCTGCGCATCGCGCCGGCCGTCGCCAAGGCGGCCTGCGACACCGGTGTAGCGACGCGGCCGATCACCGACTTCGCCGCCTATATCGACAAGCTCAACCGTTTCGTCTTCCGCTCCGGCCTGGTGATGAAGCCGGTGTTCTCGTCCGCCAAGGCATCGAGCGCCAAGCGCGTCATCTATGCCGATGGCGAGGATGAGCGCGTACTGCGCGCCGCCCAGGTGGTGCTCGAGGAAGGCATCGCTGAGCCGATCCTGATCGGCCGCCCACACGTCATCGAGGTCAGGCTGAAGCGCTACGGGCTGCGCATCAAGCCGGGCGTCGATTTCGGCCTGATCAACCCTGAGGACGATCCGCGCTATCGGCACTATGTCGACCTTTTGATCGAACTCGCCGGCCGGCGCGGGGTGACGACGGAGGCGGCGCGCACCATGGTGCGCACCGACAACACGGTGATTGCGGCGCTGGCGCTCAAGCGTGGCGACGCCGATGCCATGGTCTGCGGCCTCGAAGGCCGCTTCGAGCGGCATCTGCGCAACGTGACGCTGATCATCGGGCCGCGCGCGGGCATCAAGGACTATGACTTGTCGACGCTTTCGATGCTGATCTCGCAACGCGGAATCATCTTCCTCACTGACACGCACGTCTCCGTCGACCCGACGGCCGAGGAGATCGCCGAGATGACCGTGCTGGCGGCCGAGGAAATCCAGCGCTTCGGCATCGAGCCGAAGGCAGCCCTTCTGTCGCATTCGGATTTCGGTTCGCGCGATTCACCAAGCGCGTTGAAGATGCGCCAGGCGGCGGCGATCCTGGCGCGCATCGCGCCGGAGTTGCAGTGCGACGGTGAAATGCATGCCGATTCCGCTTTGTCCGAGCATTTGCGCCAGCGCGTCTATCCACATTCGCGGCTGAAGGGCGAAGCCAATCTGCTGGTGTTCCCGAACCTCGATTCGGCCAACATCACGCTGACGGCCCTGCGCGCCATGATGGATGCGCTGCATGTCGGCCCGATCCTGCTCGGCACCGACAAGCCGGCGCACATACTGACGCCCTCGGTCACGTCGCGCGGCGTGGTCAACATGACGGCGCTCGCAGTGGTCGAGGCCGCGCACAAGGCGCAGGCCATCGCCAATCTGGACTAGGCCGAAGCCGCCAGCAGGCTCGACCTGGTCTTCCAGGCCAGTGCTCTCATATGCCGGCAACAACTCGTTGCAAACCGGGGTGTTGCGGACCGGCAACTTGCGATTGCGGAAATTCGGCGTTGGCCGGAAGCGGATTTCGCGGGGGAAGCCGACCTGATATGGTTGCGCATCTGATTTGACGGCGAGGACGTCATGAAGGGCCTCTTGCTCGCGTCCGCATTGCTGTCGCTGATCGGCGGACAAGCTCTGGCCGCGGATGCCATCAGTGCCGAGCCCGCAACCGCCCATGACTGGTCAGGCGTCTATGTCGGCGGGCAGATCGGCTATGGTTTCGGCAAGACCGACGCGACTTACAATTTGCCCAACACCCCGACAATCCGAGGCTCGCAGGATTACGATACCGACGGTTTCCTGGGCGGCGTGCAGATCGGCTACAACTACCAGATCAACTCCGCCGTTCTCGGCGTCGAGGCCGATGTTTCCGGAGCCGACATCAAGGGGCACTCCGACGAGATCACCTCCGGCCTGGGCGACCGTTACGATACCAAGGTGGACTGGTTTGGAACGCTGCGCGCCAGGGCAGGCTATGCATTCGATCGCACGCTGATCTACGGCACTGGCGGGCTGGCGTTCGGAAGCGTCGAGAACCGGTATGTTGACGGTCCGTTTGACACCTTTTCCGAGAAGAACACCAAGGTTGGCTGGACCATCGGCGCCGGACTGGAGCAAGCGATCACGGACCATTGGTCGGCAAAATTCGAATATCAATATGTCGACCTGCGGGACCAGACCATCGACTATGCCCCGAACTCCAACACCACGTTCGACAACACGTTCAACGCGGTCAAGATCGGTATGAACTACAAGTTCTGACAATCGGTGGAGTGATCTGCCGTGCCTTGTCGCTTCCGGCTGATTGAACCCGCACGCCGCCGCGATCCAAGGCTTTCGGCCGAGTACCGGACCGCATCCGAAATAGACGATTAACCGGCAACGGGGTAGTTTGGCGAGCACAAGCCAGCGGGATTGAGGCGGATGACAAGCGGAGGGTTGAAGCGGGCGCATGCTGCCATGCTGCTTGGCCTGCTGCTGTCCGGCGCCACCATCACCGAACCACAGGCGGCGTCGCGGGTTTGCCGTCAGTTGGAGGCCGATCTTGCTGCGGCTTCGCGTGGCGGCGGTGGTGGTCCGGCAATGATCCGCAAATACGATGCCGCGATCGATCGGCAGCGCGAACAAATCTCCAAGGCCCGCGACCAAGCGGACAGTGCCGGTTGCGGGTTTTCGCTGTTTTCCCGCAACATCAATCGATGCGCCGGGCTCAACGCCACCATCGACCGCATGAACGCCAATCTCGACAGTCTCCAGGCTAAGCGTGCCCAACTCGCCGGTGGCGGCGGCTCGCGTCGCGACCGTGGCCGCATCCTGGCCGCGCTTGACGCCAATGGCTGCCGCGACGACACGGTTGCGCCGCGCCGTGCGCCGCTGCAGGAAGCCGACCGTGGAGAACAAGACGGCAAGGCCGACCTGTTCGACCAGCTTTTCGGCAATCAGCAGAGCGATACGCTTGACCAGCCGGACGATCCCAGCGAGGAACGCAATGTCCGCGGCGTCCTGAACCTGCCCGGCATTCCGGACGTTCCGGGCACCGGCGGCGAGTTCCACACCACATGCGTGCGCACCTGCGACGGTTATTTCTTCCCGATGTCGAATGCCGCCTCGGTCGGCGACTTCGAGCGCGACCAGAAGAATTGCGAATCGAGCTGCCCCGGCACCGAGATGCAGGTCTTCTATTCGCGCGGCATGGATGACGATTCGGCTTCGATGACGTCATCGGTCACCGGCAGGCCCTACAGCGAGTTGCCGACCGCCTATCTCTACAAGCAGTCCAACATGTCGCGGCCGCCGGCCTGCGGCTGCAATGCCGCGCAGAATTTTCAGATCATCGGCGGCAACCCTCCGCCTCCGCAACAGTCGCTGCCGGAAACGGAGGCGGCACCGTTGGTTCCCGTGCCGGCCTCCAAGCCCGATCCGGGCGCCGACCCGGAGACCCTGGCCAACAGGGAGGGCGGGCTCGACCGCGAGGCTGTCAAACGGCTTTCCGCCAAGCCGGTGACGTCGCCCGTATCCGCACTACCGCCGGAGCAGCGCAAGGTCAGGGTCGTCGGGCCAACGTTCCTTCCCGACCCATCAGCGGCAATAAATCTGCAAGCTCCGGCCCCGAAGGCAGTCCAGTAAGGGCAAGCCTCAGCGGCATGAACAGCCCCTTGCCCTTGCGCCCGGTCGCTTCCCTGATCTTGCCGGTCCAGTCCTTCCAGACGGTTCCGTTCCAGGGCTCTTCGGGCAAGACTTCGAAAGCCTGTCCGAGGAAGTCACGATCGTCGTCGGAGAACTCCGGTCTGTCCTGCGGCCCCTCGCGCAGGATGCGCCACCAGCCCACCGCATCGGCGAGCCGGTCGAGATTGCCGCGCACCGCCAGCCAGAACGGCTCGGCCTGTTCGCCCGAGATGCCCAGCACCATCAGCCTGTCGCGCGCCTCGTCGAACGGCATGTGGTGCATCAGCACGCGGTTGAGCACGAACAGTTCGTCCGGATCGAACTTGGCCGATGATTTCGAGGTCGCGGCCGGGTCGAAATGGCCGGCAAGTTCGGTGAGATCATGCGCGGCCGCGACATTCTCCGAAGTGCCGACCAGCACGGCGAGCGACGCGACGGCCATCGGCTCGATGCCATCCTCGCGCAGGCTTTCGATGGAGAGTGCCCCGGTGCGCTTCGAGAGCCCCTCGCCTGACACGGTGGTCAAGAGATTGTGGTGGCCGAAGACAGGCGGCTCGGTGCCCAGCGCCTTGAACAAGGCGATCTGCACGCCGGTGTTGGTGACATGGTCGTCACCCCTGATGACGTGGCTGACGCCCATCTCGATGTCGTCGACGACGGATGGCAGCGTGTAGAGATAGGTGCCGTCCTCGCGCACCAGCACTGGGTCGGAGAGCGAAGCGAGATCGACCGTTTCCTCGCCACGCACCAGGTCTTTCCAATGAACCTCGGTGCGTTCGGGCTGCAGCGGATCGCCGGTGAAATTGGGAAGCAGGAAGCGCCAGTGCGGCCGGCGGCCATCGGCCTGGTATTCGGCTACCTGCTCATGTGTCAGCGCCAAGGCCTCGCGGCCATAGACCGGCGGCAGGCCGCGCGTACGGCGCACCTTGCGCCTCAGATCGAGTTCTTCCGGCGTTTCGTAGCAGGCGTAGAGAACGCCAGCCGCCTTCAGCCGCTCGACCGCCGCGTCATAGACCTCGAAGCGCCGCGACTGATATTCGGTGGCATCCGGGAAAATGCCCAGCCAATGTAGGTCGTAGAGGATGGCGTCGGCGAATTCCTGCTTCGAGCGGCCAATGTCGGTGTCGTCGAAGCGCTGGATGAAGCGGCCCTTGTTGTTGAGCGCAAACAGCCAGTTGAACAGAGCGGTGCGCGCATTGCCGATATGGATGCGGCCGGTCGGCGACGGGGCGAAACGAACGGTAACTGTCATGAGCGGGGCGTACCGGATGCCTTTGTGATTGACAAGATGCGCCCCCGCACTGGTCGGCACACATAGAACATGATGCGCGCGATGAAAAGACTAGCGCCCTGCGAGACGCATGGCCCTTATCCGATCAGAACAGCTGGTTGAAAGCGATCAGCGGCCGAAATCATCTGAACTGAGGCGGGTCCAGCGATCGCCCATCAACCCACCGATGAAGATGTCGCCAGAACGGACCGCTTGCGCGACCTCGGGGATGCGCGAGCGCACCATCGTCCCCCCGGCATAGCGGAAGAAAACATTCTTGTAGCTGAAGAGCTGCGGCATGAACCTGTTCTGCGTCTGCCCGATAATGCCCGCACAGCCCATATTCCATGCCTCCTCGATCAGGCTATCAAGCGTCGCGCCCCAGTGAGGCCCAGAGGACTGGATCTGCAACAGGTTCGCGATGCCGCCGGCCTGACCGTAGAAAGCGTAGCAACCAAGCATTTTACCGGCTTCGTCGTAGGTTCCACTAAAGTGAAGGGGGCCGTCGGCCCGTTTCTCGGCCGCCAGCGCGAGCAGCCGCAGCAGCTCATCATCCTGCCAGCGCGGCCGCAGCGCGTAATCGGACACAATCGTCGGCAGCCGCTCCGCAAATTGCGCGGCGTCCATCGGCTGCCGATGGACGCGATGTGACGAGGAATGCTGGACGGTCGGTTCGAACCTTTTTCTCGTAAAAGGATCGAATGCCCTGGCGCAGGGATCGAGTACGAAGCGAGACAGGCCCGGCCATCTGCCGCGAACCACGGCGGACGCCACCGCGGCCGGGCGGAAAATGCGGGTCCATCCCAGGCAATGGGTTGGCAGGAGCTGGTATTTCATCGGGCGCGCGAATGCCAGGGATACACGGTTGGCCGAATCGGTCAGGTGCAGATCGAATTCGCCTTGATGCACGGCACGCAGCAATTGCGGTCCGGCCGAACCGTGATCGGTGCCGGTGTCGGCCATGAGCGGACCGATGATCGCGGCATTCAGCACCGCTCCGTTGAGCTCGTAGCAGGCTTTCAGGACACCGAGGAAGCCACCCAGATCGCCCTGCGGGTTGATCTGGACAAGAGCGCTGCTCGCGCCGGACTGGTCGGTAGGGGCGAGATAGATCTTCCTCATATACTCGGCCACCTCAGCGATCGCCCGATCGAGGAGGTGACGTCGCCGACGGCGAAACTTGGTCAGGAAGAGTGCGGCGACCCGCTCGAGATCTTCGGCGGCGAGTGGCCGAACCGTGCCGTGCTGAGTTGCCAGCACGGACGGCGCAGCCAGCTTTTCCATTCCGGTATCTTCGGAAGCAAGATGCATCGTGAAGTCGAAGTCCTGCGCTGGCCAGTCTGATCCCAAGGGTACGAGCCTACTATCCCTGGATTGCCTTTGCGTAAACATACAACAACCAGTGGTAGAAAAGGCGTGTTGTAGTCCGGCATCGTAAAAAACGTCTAAACCGTGGGGATGCCACATGCCGCGCAGGTCAGTCCAGCTGACAGCGCCTGAGGGAGATGGCCTCCGGCCGATGCCGGAGGCCATCTCAGGTCAGATGACCAGTCCCTTGGTCAGTTCGAGCGCCTGACGCTCGAACAGGCGGCGGTAGATGCCGCCCTTCAGCCGGATCAGCTCGTCGTGCGAGCCTTCCTCGACAATGTTGCCGCGATCGAAGACCAGCAGCCTGTCGAGCGCCCGCACCGTCGACAACCGGTGCGCGATGACCAGCGTGGTGCGGCCGACCATCAGCCGCTCCATCGCCTGCTGGATCAGCACCTCCGATTCCGAATCGAGGCTCGATGTCGCCTCGTCCAGAATCAGGATGCGTGCATCGGCCAGGAAAGCGCGCGCGATCGCCACACGCTGCCGCTCGCCCCCCGACAGTTTGACGCCGCGTTCGCCGACCAACGTGCCATAGCCTTTCGGCAGGCTGGAGATGAAATCATGCGCGCTCGCCAGCCTAGCGGCATGCTCGATCTCTTCCTGCGTCGCGCTCGGCCTGGCATAGGCGATGTTTTCGGCCAGCGAGCGATGGAACAGGATCGGCTCCTGCTGGACGATCGCGATCTGCCCGCGCAGCGACGCCTGCGCCACTTGAGAGATATCCTGGCCGTCGACCAGGATCCTGCCCGCATTGACGTCATAGAGCCGCTGGATCAGCTTGACGAAGGTCGTCTTGCCCGAACCGGAGTGACCGACGAGTCCGACGCGTTCACCCGGCGCGATATCGACCGAAAAGTCGCGATAGAGCGGCGACCGGTGATTGCCGTAGTGAAAGGTGACCCTGTCGAAGCTGATCGACCCTTGCGTGATCCGGATCGGCCTGGCGCCGGGCCGGTCCTCGATGCCGAGCGGTTCGGACTGGAAATCGACCAGTTCCTCCATGTCGTTGATCGAACGCTGCAGATTGCGGATATGCGTGCCGATATCCCTGAGATAGCCCTGCAGC comes from Mesorhizobium japonicum MAFF 303099 and encodes:
- the dgcA gene encoding N-acetyl-D-Glu racemase DgcA, which encodes MARVISVEAERFPIAGSFTISRGSKTEAEVITCTISQDGHSGRGECVPYKRYGETMDGVHAAIEAMRERIAGGIDRTALLDAMPAGAARNAVDCALWDLEAKISGKPVANAIWPAPLRPLETAYTLSLGEPEAMAAQASANAGRPLLKVKIGGDNDTARIRAVTEAAPQSRIILDANEGWTDDNIVANLVFAAEHGIALVEQPLPAGRDEILRHIAHPLPICADESVHEAKNLETLVGLYDAVNIKLDKSGGLTAALVLRDRARELGFGIMVGCMVGTSLAMAPAVLLAQDADFVDLDGPLLLARDRVPGLVYQGSLVSPPDRALWG
- a CDS encoding MFS transporter; its protein translation is MSLPPLSPEQLVKPRHFELRMSLIFGTLFISLGTHLPYFPLWLQAKGFHAEQIAVILAAPMFLRVVTTPLLTTLADRARDRANVYVALVAASLLLSAGYFLTPTYAMVLAVSLGLTIVWTPHSPIADSLALSGVRRFGSNYASMRKWGSICYLCANVAGGFILAATGPQAVPVIIVLALAAALVAGLLAPRMGRPRKASPLSAAEIQHAAPSLFNAYFLYFTFGVGIITASHAFLYGFVSIYWKSIGISDSVVGLLWAWGVVSEVCMFLLFNRIFASVSVVKVMVIAGIGSIVRWILFPLVWPLGLGIAGFFAVQSLHSVSVAMVLIGLQKMIAETVSEERTGAAQGIAYFFNGFFMAAVTLASGPLYDRLGVDGFLVMIPIAIVGLVLIGLAARSAPKRPVGRGDERTLVDEARHTVAGK
- a CDS encoding UDP-2,3-diacylglucosamine diphosphatase, with amino-acid sequence MSGQEPRTFRSMFISDVHLGSKAAKADFLIDFLRYHDADIIYLVGDIVDGWRLRRSWHWPQSHNDVVQKLLRKARKGASITYIAGNHDEFARQFQGVHFGGIVVADRAIHETADGKRLLVIHGDQFDTVVHNQRWLAYLGDHAYDAAMIVNRVVTRLRQLLGLPYWSFSSWAKVKVKKAVNFIGSFQTVLTEEARRSHVDGVICGHIHHAAIENFDDVRYINTGDWVESCTAVVEHFDGRMEILTWAQVLPESFDEPFIPMLIEDRVGQAA
- a CDS encoding SDR family oxidoreductase, with the protein product MDLGIRGKKAIVCASSKGLGKGCAMALAEAGCDIVVNGRNAELVAKTAAELRERFDVTVTEVVGDVSKPDVQKALLAACPEPDILVNNNGGPPLRDFRELDRAKILEGVTQNMVTPIELVQAVLDGMAKRGFGRIVNITSLSVYVPIPGLDLSSGARAGLTSFLAGVARTVIDRNVTINSLLPGKLDTDRLRGPHEAGTSEAPAAAAARKTRISADVPAKRLGTPEEFGQICAFLCSVHAGYLTGQNIPVDGGLYVSAF
- a CDS encoding NADP-dependent malic enzyme, whose protein sequence is MEGENKKTARSDLDEAALYFHKHPTPGKLEIQATKPLGNQRDLALAYSPGVAAPCLEIRDNPATAADYTARANLVGVVSNGSAVLGLGNIGPLASKPVMEGKAVLFKKFAGIDVFDIEIDAPEIERMVETVAALEPTFGGINLEDIKAPECFEVEERLKARMSIPVFHDDQHGTAIIVAAAVLNGLEFAGKTISDIKVVTSGAGAAALACLNLLVSLGVRIENIWVTDRFGVAYKGRTEEMDRWKDPYVKDTEARTLADVIPGADVFLGLSAAGVLKPELLQHMAPKPLILALANPNPEIMPEVARAARPDAMICTGRSDFPNQVNNVLCFPYIFRGALDCGASAINEEMKMAAVRAIAALAREEPSDVAARAYSGETPIFGPDFLIPSPFDPRLILRIAPAVAKAACDTGVATRPITDFAAYIDKLNRFVFRSGLVMKPVFSSAKASSAKRVIYADGEDERVLRAAQVVLEEGIAEPILIGRPHVIEVRLKRYGLRIKPGVDFGLINPEDDPRYRHYVDLLIELAGRRGVTTEAARTMVRTDNTVIAALALKRGDADAMVCGLEGRFERHLRNVTLIIGPRAGIKDYDLSTLSMLISQRGIIFLTDTHVSVDPTAEEIAEMTVLAAEEIQRFGIEPKAALLSHSDFGSRDSPSALKMRQAAAILARIAPELQCDGEMHADSALSEHLRQRVYPHSRLKGEANLLVFPNLDSANITLTALRAMMDALHVGPILLGTDKPAHILTPSVTSRGVVNMTALAVVEAAHKAQAIANLD
- a CDS encoding outer membrane protein; the protein is MKGLLLASALLSLIGGQALAADAISAEPATAHDWSGVYVGGQIGYGFGKTDATYNLPNTPTIRGSQDYDTDGFLGGVQIGYNYQINSAVLGVEADVSGADIKGHSDEITSGLGDRYDTKVDWFGTLRARAGYAFDRTLIYGTGGLAFGSVENRYVDGPFDTFSEKNTKVGWTIGAGLEQAITDHWSAKFEYQYVDLRDQTIDYAPNSNTTFDNTFNAVKIGMNYKF